A genomic region of Fodinisporobacter ferrooxydans contains the following coding sequences:
- a CDS encoding acyl-CoA dehydrogenase family protein: protein MFDFCPSSEQQEMLVKATEFMNQFVYPNETYMVPHRGLPNDILKPLQQKAKDLNLWAGHLPKDVGGMGMGFVSLGLLSEIIGRSPIAPYIFGSMAPDAGNSEILYHAATAEQKEKYLIPLANGDVRSCFAMTEPEVSGSDPTLLQARAIEDNDGWVIQAHKWFTTGAVGSAFSIVMAMTDPDTPPHQRYSMFIVDADNPGFEIVREVPVMGDHFVGGHCEVRYTDCRVPASSMLGKRGEGFKLAQLRLGPGRITHAMRWIGVAKRSFEIMVEYALQKETAGRTLADSQTIQNFIADSAAEIEAARLLTLHAAWKMDQGDQARKEISLIKFHGANILQKVIDRAIQVLGMYGLTHHTLLEGFYREARAARIYDGADEVHRMVVARQIIKSFQNGGI from the coding sequence ATGTTTGATTTCTGTCCTTCATCCGAACAACAAGAAATGTTGGTAAAAGCTACGGAATTTATGAACCAATTCGTATATCCAAATGAAACGTACATGGTGCCACATCGCGGTTTGCCAAACGACATTCTGAAACCATTGCAGCAAAAAGCAAAAGATTTAAATTTATGGGCCGGTCATTTACCGAAAGATGTTGGTGGCATGGGGATGGGGTTTGTTTCCTTAGGGTTACTATCTGAAATAATTGGAAGAAGTCCCATCGCGCCCTATATCTTCGGATCCATGGCACCGGATGCTGGTAACTCAGAGATCCTGTACCATGCCGCAACCGCAGAACAAAAAGAAAAATACCTAATCCCTTTGGCAAACGGAGATGTGCGCTCGTGTTTTGCCATGACAGAGCCAGAAGTATCCGGTTCAGATCCCACACTCCTGCAAGCCCGAGCAATTGAAGACAACGATGGTTGGGTAATTCAGGCACATAAATGGTTTACCACGGGTGCTGTCGGTTCAGCCTTCTCCATTGTGATGGCTATGACCGACCCAGATACTCCTCCACACCAACGCTATAGCATGTTTATCGTGGATGCAGACAATCCTGGCTTTGAAATTGTTCGTGAGGTACCTGTCATGGGCGATCATTTTGTTGGTGGCCACTGTGAAGTTCGCTATACGGATTGCCGAGTTCCTGCATCGAGTATGTTAGGAAAACGGGGAGAGGGCTTTAAACTTGCACAATTACGCCTTGGCCCTGGCCGTATCACACATGCGATGCGCTGGATCGGTGTTGCCAAACGGAGCTTCGAAATTATGGTTGAGTACGCGTTGCAAAAGGAAACTGCCGGCCGGACGCTTGCAGATTCACAAACGATCCAAAACTTTATTGCAGACTCGGCAGCGGAGATCGAGGCAGCCCGTCTGCTCACATTGCATGCAGCCTGGAAAATGGATCAAGGTGACCAAGCCCGCAAAGAAATCTCACTGATCAAATTTCATGGTGCAAACATCCTGCAAAAAGTAATTGATCGAGCGATTCAGGTCCTTGGAATGTACGGACTTACGCACCATACTTTGTTGGAAGGATTTTATCGAGAAGCCCGGGCTGCCCGTATTTATGATGGTGCTGATGAAGTGCACCGCATGGTCGTTGCCCGGCAAATCATCAAGTCATTTCAGAATGGTGGGATTTAA
- a CDS encoding cyclase family protein, translated as MSANNISISQILKEAPKNWGRWGAEDELGAVNYLDQIQVLRGIASVQSGRVFTLGCPIARKEGDPVWPGRSQPGHHMTQDHGTYCCGKLQPLGAGLEYADDVIYMAVQGSTQFDALGHVWYDDQVYNGFDANTTIDGMEKCSIMPIAEHGVVGRGILLDVARFKGKKNLDKGEEITLEDLLATAKAQGVTIEKRDILLIRTGWLSVFYNQGSSAFYEGDFNEPGLTYTPELVQWFYDMEIPAFGTDTIANEQTVSCRTGTALPLHGALLRNLGVSFNEINWLEDLAEDCANDNQYTFLYAAAPLKIVQGTGAPVNPVVIK; from the coding sequence ATGTCAGCAAACAATATCAGCATCTCACAAATTTTAAAAGAAGCGCCTAAAAACTGGGGACGTTGGGGAGCAGAGGATGAGCTGGGGGCAGTCAATTATTTAGACCAGATTCAAGTATTGCGAGGAATCGCATCCGTCCAAAGCGGTAGAGTGTTTACGCTGGGCTGTCCAATTGCCAGGAAAGAAGGAGACCCGGTATGGCCAGGCCGCTCCCAACCGGGACATCATATGACACAAGACCATGGAACCTACTGTTGCGGCAAGTTACAACCTCTCGGGGCAGGGCTGGAGTATGCTGACGATGTGATTTACATGGCAGTACAGGGCTCCACTCAATTTGATGCACTTGGGCATGTATGGTATGACGATCAGGTGTATAACGGATTCGATGCAAATACAACAATCGATGGCATGGAAAAATGCTCGATTATGCCAATTGCTGAGCATGGTGTGGTAGGGCGTGGCATCTTGTTGGATGTTGCCCGCTTTAAAGGGAAAAAGAATCTTGATAAGGGCGAAGAAATCACACTTGAGGATCTGCTTGCTACGGCGAAGGCACAGGGTGTAACAATTGAAAAACGAGATATTCTTTTAATTCGCACGGGCTGGTTAAGCGTTTTCTATAATCAAGGATCGTCCGCTTTTTATGAAGGCGATTTCAACGAACCGGGTCTCACATATACACCAGAACTCGTTCAATGGTTCTATGATATGGAAATCCCTGCATTCGGCACAGATACGATCGCCAATGAGCAAACCGTTTCATGCAGAACAGGCACTGCTCTTCCATTGCATGGAGCATTGTTGCGGAATCTAGGCGTATCCTTTAACGAAATCAACTGGTTGGAGGATTTGGCAGAAGATTGTGCAAATGACAATCAGTATACATTTTTATATGCGGCTGCACCTCTAAAAATTGTGCAGGGAACAGGTGCTCCGGTCAATCCAGTTGTTATTAAGTAG
- a CDS encoding 3-hydroxyacyl-CoA dehydrogenase family protein, producing MKMIGVIGAGTMGTGIAQLFAMSGYEVVFLDIKQQAIETGINRIKSNLERMVKKAKLSENQANEIVARIHGTTDWSKLATADYVTEAVPEKMTLKHEVYRIIESYCREEIIFATNTSGLSVTEIASVLKRPERLIVTHYFYPVPIMKLVELVRGAKTSDETVLTVKKLLTTLGKKCIEVKESPLFVVNRLIIPMINEAIFVLQEGICKKEEIDEAMLLGADHPVGPLALADIIGLDTLLYVIETLYTETNDPKYRPAPLLRQMVRSGNLGRKTGKGFYEYDGKQTNDTQTNASHTNVSPINTQEVLA from the coding sequence ATGAAGATGATTGGTGTGATTGGTGCCGGTACGATGGGGACAGGGATTGCCCAGTTGTTTGCAATGTCTGGATATGAAGTTGTTTTTCTTGATATAAAACAGCAAGCAATTGAAACCGGAATCAATCGGATCAAAAGCAATCTAGAGCGCATGGTAAAAAAAGCTAAACTATCGGAAAATCAGGCAAATGAAATAGTGGCCAGAATTCACGGCACGACTGACTGGTCAAAACTAGCAACTGCAGATTATGTAACGGAAGCTGTACCGGAAAAGATGACATTGAAACATGAGGTATATCGTATAATAGAATCGTATTGTAGAGAAGAAATAATTTTTGCAACGAATACATCTGGTTTAAGTGTTACCGAAATTGCCTCTGTATTAAAACGTCCTGAGAGATTGATAGTAACACATTATTTTTATCCTGTTCCCATCATGAAGCTTGTCGAGCTGGTCAGAGGGGCAAAAACCAGTGACGAAACGGTTTTGACAGTTAAAAAATTGCTGACAACACTCGGAAAGAAGTGTATTGAGGTAAAGGAGTCGCCATTATTTGTTGTCAATCGACTGATCATTCCGATGATCAACGAAGCCATTTTCGTTTTGCAAGAGGGAATTTGTAAAAAAGAAGAAATTGATGAAGCGATGCTGCTCGGCGCGGATCATCCTGTTGGACCACTTGCTTTGGCTGATATTATCGGCTTGGATACGCTTCTGTATGTTATAGAAACTCTTTATACGGAAACCAACGACCCGAAATATCGCCCAGCCCCGCTGCTGCGGCAAATGGTTCGATCAGGGAACTTGGGACGAAAAACAGGAAAAGGCTTTTATGAATATGACGGAAAGCAAACGAATGATACTCAAACAAATGCCTCTCATACGAATGTTTCTCCAATAAATACGCAAGAGGTGCTAGCATGA
- a CDS encoding acetyl-CoA C-acetyltransferase → MKPIYILNGARTPFSGFGGALKHVTATELGTIASKGALERSGVKPEEIEHVFVGNVIATTKNSPYLARHVALHAGVPIESPALTVNRLCGSGIQAVVSAAQTILLGEANVVLAAGTENMSQSPYVLRNARFGTGLKAPEIDDMLWGTLTDEYIGCGMGITAENLAERYEISRQEQDEFAVRSQQLALQAQRSGRFQQEIVPVETTDKKGKPVTVADDEHIRADATIENLTRLKPAFKQSGTVTAGNSSGINDGAAAVVIANEDFVNSHASAPLAKILSWGIIGVDPNIMGIGPVPACRLALQRAGLSMNDMDLVEINEAFASQYLAVEKELGLQREKVNVNGGAIALGHPVGASGARILYSLAVELKSRKQKYGLASLCIGGGQGIAMVIEAV, encoded by the coding sequence ATGAAACCTATTTATATCCTAAATGGTGCCAGAACTCCATTTAGTGGATTTGGCGGTGCGTTAAAACATGTAACTGCGACAGAGCTGGGGACGATTGCAAGTAAAGGTGCACTCGAACGAAGCGGCGTGAAACCGGAAGAAATTGAGCACGTGTTTGTCGGAAATGTGATTGCAACCACAAAAAATTCCCCCTACCTTGCAAGGCATGTTGCATTACATGCAGGTGTGCCAATTGAAAGCCCGGCGTTGACAGTCAATCGGCTTTGCGGTTCAGGCATACAGGCAGTCGTCTCTGCTGCCCAAACCATTCTTTTGGGGGAAGCAAATGTTGTATTAGCAGCAGGTACAGAAAATATGAGCCAGTCCCCGTATGTTTTACGCAATGCTCGTTTTGGTACAGGGCTGAAAGCGCCGGAAATCGACGATATGCTCTGGGGTACTTTGACGGATGAATACATCGGCTGCGGGATGGGAATCACTGCAGAAAATTTAGCGGAACGATACGAAATAAGCCGGCAAGAGCAAGATGAGTTTGCTGTTCGTTCACAGCAACTCGCCTTACAAGCCCAACGTTCTGGTAGATTTCAGCAGGAGATTGTTCCGGTTGAGACAACCGATAAAAAGGGGAAGCCTGTAACGGTTGCAGATGATGAACACATACGGGCAGATGCAACGATTGAAAACTTAACCCGGCTGAAACCAGCATTTAAACAGAGTGGAACTGTAACTGCAGGAAATTCCAGTGGTATCAATGATGGGGCTGCAGCAGTGGTGATTGCCAATGAAGATTTTGTAAACAGCCATGCCAGTGCACCTCTGGCCAAAATTTTGTCATGGGGAATTATCGGGGTTGATCCGAACATTATGGGGATTGGTCCAGTTCCAGCATGTCGACTTGCCCTGCAACGAGCAGGCTTGTCAATGAATGACATGGATTTGGTCGAAATAAATGAAGCGTTTGCCTCCCAATATCTTGCTGTGGAAAAAGAGCTCGGATTACAGCGCGAAAAGGTCAATGTAAATGGTGGTGCTATTGCATTGGGTCATCCGGTCGGCGCGAGTGGTGCACGGATTTTGTATTCATTGGCGGTAGAGCTTAAAAGCAGGAAGCAAAAATATGGCCTCGCTTCATTATGTATAGGCGGCGGACAGGGTATTGCAATGGTCATTGAGGCAGTTTGA
- a CDS encoding AMP-binding protein: MSSFYANKPWLKQYADYVPSEFAIPQKSMIDIFEEVAAARPDAPAIHYFHDTISYGTLNEWADRFSSLLAENGVGKGDRVAVYTQNNPHFLIVVYGAWKRGAIVVPLNPMFKEKELKYHLNDSAAKVLVALDSLYEQFGRSVVPNTQVQVVVTCHESDFVSDISAVPMLEKTRKLPVTDTIDMITTLSEIQVDAVGRDRVAVEPGDIALLVYTSGTTGQPKGAMNLHSNLAFNAEVYQRWMQLEENDKVLGIAPLFHITGIVAHMCVAPLAGIPIVLLHRFDPEAVLNFTEKWQPTMTVGSITAYIALMNTPSAAIRNFRSMVKCYSGGAPIPPSIVENFQKKMGPYIHNVYGLTESNSPLTAAPFGVAAPVDKASGALSVGVPIPNCEVRILALEDPNKEAGVGEEGQLAAKGPMIFAGYWNKPEATEKAFHDGFFLTGDVAVMDENGYLYIVDRKKDMIIVSGFKVWPREVEDVLYQHPAVKEAAVVGVPDPYRGETVKAFVSIKDEYLGNVMAEEIKQFCKERLAAYKYPRMVEILDQIPKTTSGKFLRRELRDRTVNQ, from the coding sequence ATGAGTTCATTCTATGCAAATAAGCCTTGGTTAAAGCAATATGCAGATTATGTACCTAGTGAATTTGCAATTCCCCAGAAAAGCATGATTGATATCTTTGAGGAAGTTGCGGCAGCCCGCCCTGACGCACCAGCGATCCATTACTTCCATGATACCATTTCCTATGGGACCCTAAATGAATGGGCCGATCGATTTTCATCATTGTTGGCTGAGAATGGAGTTGGCAAAGGGGATCGTGTTGCAGTTTATACCCAAAATAATCCGCACTTTTTAATCGTTGTCTATGGCGCATGGAAACGCGGGGCAATTGTTGTTCCGTTAAACCCGATGTTCAAGGAAAAAGAACTCAAATACCACCTCAATGATTCTGCGGCCAAAGTGTTGGTTGCACTTGATTCCTTGTATGAACAATTTGGCCGATCAGTCGTTCCGAATACACAGGTGCAAGTCGTGGTAACCTGCCATGAAAGTGATTTTGTTTCAGATATCAGTGCAGTTCCAATGTTGGAAAAAACGCGCAAATTGCCGGTAACAGATACGATTGATATGATCACTACTCTCTCGGAAATACAAGTTGACGCGGTTGGGCGCGATCGGGTAGCGGTTGAGCCTGGTGATATTGCATTATTGGTATATACCTCAGGAACCACGGGGCAGCCCAAAGGAGCGATGAACCTTCACAGCAATCTGGCATTTAATGCCGAAGTGTATCAACGTTGGATGCAGTTGGAGGAGAATGATAAAGTTTTGGGGATCGCCCCGTTGTTTCACATTACCGGGATTGTGGCACATATGTGTGTGGCGCCACTTGCTGGCATACCGATTGTACTGCTGCACCGGTTTGATCCTGAAGCGGTTCTTAATTTCACAGAAAAATGGCAGCCGACGATGACGGTTGGTTCCATTACAGCATATATTGCGCTGATGAATACCCCATCCGCTGCTATCCGCAATTTCCGCTCGATGGTCAAATGCTACAGCGGGGGTGCCCCCATTCCACCAAGTATTGTAGAAAACTTCCAAAAAAAAATGGGCCCATATATTCACAATGTGTATGGTTTGACGGAGAGCAACTCGCCCTTGACTGCCGCACCATTTGGTGTAGCGGCTCCAGTAGACAAAGCAAGTGGTGCATTGTCTGTTGGGGTGCCTATCCCGAATTGCGAGGTACGAATTCTTGCACTTGAGGATCCGAACAAAGAAGCCGGTGTGGGTGAGGAAGGTCAGCTCGCTGCAAAAGGGCCGATGATTTTTGCAGGATATTGGAATAAACCTGAAGCAACTGAAAAAGCGTTTCATGATGGTTTCTTTTTGACAGGCGATGTTGCTGTCATGGATGAGAATGGTTATCTTTACATCGTCGATCGTAAAAAGGACATGATTATCGTGTCTGGCTTCAAAGTATGGCCACGTGAAGTAGAAGATGTTTTGTATCAACATCCGGCTGTGAAAGAAGCGGCGGTTGTCGGCGTACCGGATCCCTATCGGGGGGAAACGGTAAAAGCCTTTGTGTCTATCAAGGATGAGTATCTCGGTAACGTAATGGCAGAAGAGATCAAACAGTTTTGCAAGGAACGTTTAGCTGCCTACAAATATCCTCGGATGGTAGAGATTTTGGATCAAATTCCGAAAACAACATCAGGTAAATTTTTGCGACGTGAACTTCGGGATCGGACTGTCAACCAGTAA
- a CDS encoding TetR/AcrR family transcriptional regulator, protein MKKPLLNVYAKGFFLHCYFSELMSEKNFDDITIQNISDRANVSRGTIYLHYVDKYDLLDKLIGEHINEMREMCESLADVEFTEANLPWFEYLEKNYLFFPTMLASKGAPSFRSQLNEFLIEEFKNEVDTTKGKNHGLNEDVILQFIVTSYVGIVEWWFKNGMPYSPHVMAEQVGILLERNL, encoded by the coding sequence ATAAAAAAACCCTTGCTTAATGTTTATGCAAAGGGATTTTTTCTTCACTGTTACTTCTCCGAACTGATGTCTGAAAAAAATTTCGATGACATAACGATTCAGAATATTTCGGATAGGGCAAATGTAAGCCGAGGGACCATCTATCTCCATTACGTGGATAAATATGATTTGCTTGATAAATTAATTGGAGAACATATTAATGAAATGCGGGAAATGTGCGAATCGTTGGCTGACGTAGAATTTACTGAGGCCAATTTGCCCTGGTTCGAATACCTCGAAAAGAATTATTTATTTTTTCCGACCATGTTAGCAAGCAAAGGAGCACCTTCTTTTCGTAGTCAGCTCAATGAGTTTCTTATCGAAGAGTTCAAGAACGAAGTGGATACAACAAAAGGAAAAAATCACGGATTAAATGAAGATGTTATTCTTCAATTTATTGTGACCTCATACGTAGGGATAGTGGAATGGTGGTTCAAGAATGGAATGCCTTATTCACCTCATGTTATGGCAGAGCAAGTGGGGATTTTGTTAGAGAGGAATCTATAA
- a CDS encoding MFS transporter, whose product MELQKVEQVKLSYSIPYWIKVVIVFFLGWVFMYADRAILNPVMGNIKSEFGLTNSQVGLINSVFFLTYAATQIPFGILGDKFSRKMVLVPGFVLFGILTWITGTVTSLVAFLLAAAVVGIGQGAYYGPQFALSSEVIPKKYRSLGSALINSGGAFGISLGYIASSSLTLAWGYSWRTSFYLFAVPTVLVGLFIWKVIKEERKDWPKVHRQKSSANTGITLASLFKNRNLIVSYIVVFCSLYGFFVILTWLPYYLQTERGLQGSQVGFISSLTAWAAIPGAILFSTISDKLGRRKPLVFILLPCAALSICAIAYIQDFSLLIVFLLCYGLTGKIALDPVLVAFVADNAPKQGYSTAFGVFNFSGMCSSILAPYITGYLADKTGSMAAGFYLAAALLLVGCVVMTFAQEGKKAEAEAV is encoded by the coding sequence ATGGAATTGCAAAAAGTGGAGCAAGTAAAACTGTCCTATTCAATACCTTATTGGATCAAGGTAGTAATCGTATTTTTCCTGGGATGGGTGTTTATGTATGCCGACAGGGCTATTCTGAACCCTGTTATGGGGAACATAAAATCGGAATTTGGATTGACTAACTCCCAGGTTGGACTGATCAACAGTGTATTTTTCTTGACATATGCGGCTACACAAATTCCTTTTGGGATACTCGGGGACAAATTCAGCAGAAAAATGGTGTTGGTGCCCGGATTTGTCCTGTTTGGTATCCTTACCTGGATTACCGGAACTGTGACAAGCTTAGTTGCTTTTCTGCTCGCGGCTGCGGTTGTGGGGATCGGTCAAGGTGCATATTATGGTCCTCAGTTTGCATTGTCCTCGGAAGTCATCCCCAAAAAGTACCGTTCTTTGGGTAGCGCATTGATTAACAGCGGCGGTGCTTTTGGAATTTCTTTAGGATATATTGCTTCCAGTTCCCTTACACTGGCATGGGGGTACAGCTGGCGCACTTCATTTTATTTGTTTGCGGTTCCTACGGTTTTGGTTGGACTGTTCATCTGGAAGGTGATCAAAGAGGAAAGGAAGGATTGGCCGAAAGTCCACAGACAGAAATCTTCTGCGAACACGGGGATTACCCTGGCCTCTCTTTTCAAAAACCGGAATCTGATTGTCAGTTACATTGTAGTTTTCTGTTCTTTATACGGATTTTTTGTGATTCTCACCTGGTTGCCGTATTATCTTCAAACGGAACGTGGTCTGCAAGGCAGTCAAGTCGGGTTCATATCTTCTTTGACCGCTTGGGCGGCTATTCCCGGAGCCATTCTCTTTAGTACGATCTCGGATAAACTGGGCAGAAGGAAGCCGCTTGTCTTCATATTGCTTCCTTGTGCGGCCCTCTCGATTTGTGCGATTGCTTACATTCAAGATTTTTCATTATTGATTGTATTCTTATTGTGTTACGGATTAACCGGGAAGATCGCTCTCGATCCCGTCCTGGTTGCTTTTGTGGCCGACAATGCGCCGAAACAAGGGTACAGTACGGCGTTTGGTGTCTTTAACTTCAGTGGAATGTGTTCGTCCATATTGGCACCGTATATTACCGGTTATCTTGCGGACAAAACCGGAAGCATGGCAGCAGGTTTCTATTTGGCAGCAGCCCTGCTTTTGGTAGGATGTGTTGTGATGACATTTGCACAGGAAGGGAAAAAGGCAGAGGCTGAAGCTGTATAA
- the fdrA gene encoding acyl-CoA synthetase FdrA — protein sequence MLYTVIKSNSYQDSVSLMLLTNKLSGMEGINRISIMMGTPANKDIFKNTGLLTPEVERANPNDICIVIDTDHEELIARAVGEVDSFLQNQALKTQGANFSTVRTWESALRTLPEANLALISIPGHYAAKEAEKAVEKGMNVFIFSDNISLEEEYRLKQKAREKGVLLMGPDCGTGIVSGIPLAFANVIKSGNIGIVGASGTGIQEVATIIDRLGSGVSHAIGTGGRDLSERIGASAAIEALKGLAADGKTEVIVLISKPPAAKVRDKVISFLKMLGKPAVAVFIGEIPKQNHDNIVYAWTLEDAARKAVELSSCMVNESPVSESIEPVAGLESLKTNQVQRFIKGLYSGGTLGAEAAMLIRNGLGGIDESEHKDGVLLKIDGHEIIDLGDDVYTQGRPHPMIDPRLRNEMILQAAKDPGVAVILLDVVLGYGSHEDMAGSLASAITKANTIAEEEGRKLIFIASVCGTAGDPQIYEEQAAKLEHAGVIVKESNASAARLAAAVAKHLNNGAVSSVEEADAADFVKNLLKTKPIVINIGLRHFADTIQRYGGQVVQYDWAPAAGGNQKLAGLLAKLK from the coding sequence ATGCTGTACACAGTCATTAAATCAAATTCCTATCAAGACTCTGTAAGTCTGATGCTGTTGACGAACAAGCTGTCCGGCATGGAAGGCATCAACCGGATCTCCATCATGATGGGGACTCCCGCCAACAAAGACATCTTTAAAAATACAGGGCTGTTGACCCCGGAAGTGGAAAGGGCCAATCCAAACGATATCTGTATTGTAATTGATACCGATCATGAGGAGTTGATTGCCCGAGCTGTTGGTGAAGTAGATTCTTTTCTGCAAAATCAGGCCTTGAAGACGCAGGGAGCCAATTTCTCAACGGTGCGGACTTGGGAATCGGCACTTCGAACGCTGCCCGAAGCGAATTTGGCCCTTATTTCGATACCGGGCCACTATGCCGCCAAAGAAGCGGAGAAAGCCGTCGAAAAAGGAATGAATGTATTCATTTTCAGTGACAATATAAGCCTTGAAGAGGAGTACAGACTGAAACAGAAAGCGCGGGAAAAAGGGGTCTTACTGATGGGGCCGGACTGTGGAACCGGCATTGTCAGTGGTATCCCCTTGGCCTTTGCAAATGTTATAAAATCCGGAAACATTGGAATTGTGGGTGCATCCGGAACAGGTATTCAAGAAGTTGCCACGATTATTGATCGGTTGGGTAGCGGCGTCAGTCATGCAATAGGAACGGGGGGTCGGGATCTTTCGGAACGGATCGGGGCTTCTGCAGCAATTGAAGCTTTAAAAGGATTGGCGGCGGATGGCAAAACTGAAGTGATTGTGTTGATTTCCAAACCGCCCGCTGCAAAAGTAAGAGACAAAGTGATCTCCTTTTTAAAGATGTTAGGCAAACCGGCAGTAGCTGTCTTTATCGGGGAAATCCCGAAGCAGAACCATGATAACATCGTATATGCCTGGACTTTGGAGGATGCGGCCCGAAAGGCGGTAGAATTATCAAGCTGTATGGTAAATGAATCGCCCGTTTCGGAAAGCATAGAGCCGGTTGCGGGTCTCGAATCTCTGAAAACGAATCAGGTGCAGCGGTTCATTAAAGGTTTGTATTCGGGAGGAACCCTGGGTGCGGAAGCGGCCATGCTGATTCGCAACGGATTGGGGGGAATTGACGAAAGTGAACACAAAGATGGAGTTTTGCTCAAAATAGATGGTCACGAAATTATCGATTTGGGAGATGATGTCTATACACAAGGGCGCCCCCATCCGATGATTGATCCGAGACTCCGTAATGAAATGATTCTTCAGGCGGCCAAAGATCCGGGCGTAGCCGTGATTTTGCTGGATGTAGTACTTGGGTATGGCTCACATGAAGATATGGCGGGGTCTCTTGCATCTGCCATTACAAAAGCTAACACGATTGCAGAAGAAGAAGGGAGAAAGCTGATCTTTATCGCATCGGTATGCGGAACGGCTGGAGATCCGCAAATCTATGAAGAACAAGCTGCAAAATTGGAGCATGCAGGCGTAATTGTCAAAGAGAGCAACGCCAGTGCTGCGCGTTTGGCGGCAGCAGTTGCCAAACATCTCAACAACGGGGCCGTTTCATCTGTCGAAGAGGCTGACGCGGCAGATTTCGTAAAGAACTTATTGAAGACCAAGCCTATAGTGATCAATATTGGATTGCGCCACTTTGCAGACACGATTCAGAGGTATGGCGGGCAGGTTGTTCAGTATGACTGGGCTCCCGCTGCCGGCGGCAATCAAAAGCTGGCCGGTCTATTGGCCAAACTCAAATAA
- a CDS encoding DUF1116 domain-containing protein, which produces MFQSIDEANRAVVSKILEAQPFLVDVVPAKLVIPELNGKVLLHAGPPIVWEDMTGPMQGACIGAALFEGWAKDETEAKDLLDNGGVKFIPCHQMNAVGPMGGITSGNMPVMVVVNKTEDNKAYCTMNEGIGKVLRFGAYNSEVIERLTWMRDVLGPSISKALKFTQEGINLNVIIAKAITMGDEFHQRNIAGSMLLMKELTPYLLRAAIPADDLEKVIKFLADTDQFFLNVMMAACKASMDAARTIQEGSVVTAMSRNGKEFGIRVSGLGDQWFTAPVNTPQGLFFTGYAQEDANPDIGDSAITEAYGVGGMAMVAAPGVTRFLGAGGFDNALSISEEMKEICVGSNPNLPIPTWNFQGACVGIDIRKVLETGITPIINTGIAHKQAGIGQIGAGTVRAPLECFEKALIALAEKMGVEA; this is translated from the coding sequence ATGTTTCAATCAATCGATGAGGCAAATCGTGCTGTAGTATCGAAAATTTTGGAGGCTCAACCCTTCCTGGTGGATGTTGTACCCGCCAAGTTGGTCATTCCTGAACTGAACGGCAAAGTGCTTTTGCATGCCGGGCCGCCGATTGTGTGGGAAGATATGACAGGGCCCATGCAGGGTGCGTGTATCGGGGCGGCGCTCTTTGAAGGCTGGGCCAAGGATGAAACGGAAGCGAAGGATTTGCTGGATAATGGCGGAGTGAAGTTTATTCCGTGTCATCAGATGAATGCTGTGGGTCCGATGGGAGGGATTACCTCAGGGAATATGCCGGTAATGGTGGTTGTCAATAAGACTGAGGACAACAAGGCATATTGCACGATGAATGAAGGGATTGGCAAAGTCTTGCGTTTTGGAGCCTACAATTCCGAGGTGATCGAAAGATTGACATGGATGCGCGATGTTCTTGGACCTAGTATCTCCAAAGCTTTGAAGTTTACTCAAGAAGGCATTAACCTGAATGTGATAATCGCCAAAGCTATTACGATGGGTGACGAGTTCCATCAGCGGAATATTGCCGGCTCGATGCTGTTGATGAAGGAACTGACCCCATACCTGCTGCGGGCGGCTATTCCAGCTGATGATTTGGAAAAAGTGATCAAGTTTTTGGCGGACACCGATCAATTCTTTCTTAACGTTATGATGGCAGCATGTAAAGCTTCTATGGACGCAGCCCGAACCATTCAGGAAGGAAGCGTTGTAACTGCAATGTCCCGGAATGGAAAGGAATTTGGAATCCGTGTCAGCGGATTGGGGGACCAATGGTTTACGGCTCCTGTTAATACGCCGCAGGGATTGTTCTTTACAGGGTATGCGCAAGAGGATGCGAATCCGGATATTGGGGACAGCGCAATCACGGAAGCTTATGGAGTTGGCGGGATGGCGATGGTTGCCGCGCCTGGCGTGACACGATTCCTGGGGGCCGGCGGCTTTGACAACGCACTTTCGATAAGCGAGGAAATGAAGGAGATCTGTGTGGGTTCAAACCCGAATTTGCCGATTCCCACCTGGAATTTCCAAGGGGCATGTGTTGGGATTGACATTAGAAAAGTGCTTGAAACAGGGATTACCCCAATCATCAATACCGGTATTGCACATAAGCAAGCGGGTATCGGACAAATCGGCGCGGGAACGGTACGCGCTCCGTTGGAATGCTTTGAAAAAGCTCTGATCGCCTTGGCTGAAAAAATGGGGGTTGAGGCATAA